One window of Candidatus Rokuibacteriota bacterium genomic DNA carries:
- a CDS encoding NAD+ synthase, whose product MRRLRVGLAQVNPTVGDLEGNVRKVLEWMDRARALGCDLVAFPELVLTGYPPEDLLFKPAFIAANLKALDAVGQASRGLTAVVGFVDKRDDIFNAAAVLHDGRRVGVYHKQYLPNYGVFDENRYFQSGTEVPVFTLGDTVFAANICEDIWYPTGPTTAQALAGAELVVTITGSPYPAGKGHFREKMLATRAADDLVCVGFVNTVGGQDELVFDGQSFVFNEKGECVARGKAFEEDLVVADLDLDRVFRARLHDSRRRKEKLRSPERVARIALGPLPSREKPALAPREVGVLEPAEEIFQALVLGTRDYVWKNGFRRVLVGLSGGIDSSLVAAVACEALGPENVAGVTMPSPYSSAGTRGDARRLAKNLGIEFLTLPITPIFRAHRRALAKPFKGLKEDVTEENIQARIRGTLLMALSNKFGWLVLTTGNKSEIGVGYCTLYGDMAGGFAVIKDVPKTLVYQLARHVNARAGRAVIPDSVFDRPPSAELRPDQTDQDTLPPYPLLDRILEAYVEEDKGLAEIVAQGFEPATVKKVIGMVDRNEYKRRQGPIGIKITPRAFGKDWRLPIVNRFREP is encoded by the coding sequence ATGCGGCGGCTCAGGGTGGGCTTGGCTCAGGTGAACCCCACGGTCGGTGACCTCGAGGGCAACGTCCGGAAGGTCCTCGAGTGGATGGACCGGGCGCGGGCGCTGGGCTGTGACCTGGTCGCGTTCCCCGAGCTGGTGCTGACAGGCTATCCCCCCGAGGACCTGCTCTTCAAGCCCGCCTTTATCGCGGCCAATCTGAAGGCGCTCGATGCCGTGGGCCAGGCCTCGCGCGGTCTCACGGCCGTCGTCGGGTTCGTCGACAAGCGCGACGATATCTTCAACGCGGCGGCGGTCCTCCACGACGGCCGGCGGGTCGGCGTCTACCACAAGCAGTACCTCCCCAACTACGGGGTCTTCGACGAGAACCGCTACTTCCAGTCCGGGACCGAGGTACCGGTCTTTACCCTCGGCGACACGGTCTTCGCCGCCAACATCTGCGAGGACATCTGGTATCCGACCGGGCCCACCACGGCCCAGGCCCTGGCCGGCGCCGAGCTGGTGGTGACGATCACCGGGTCGCCCTACCCCGCGGGGAAGGGGCACTTCCGCGAGAAGATGCTCGCCACGCGCGCCGCCGACGACCTGGTCTGCGTGGGCTTCGTCAACACCGTGGGGGGCCAGGACGAGCTGGTCTTCGACGGGCAGAGCTTCGTCTTCAACGAGAAGGGGGAGTGCGTGGCCCGGGGGAAGGCGTTCGAGGAGGACCTGGTGGTCGCCGACCTCGACTTGGACCGAGTCTTCCGGGCGCGGCTTCACGACTCGCGCCGACGGAAGGAGAAGCTCCGGTCTCCCGAGCGGGTAGCCCGGATCGCGCTCGGCCCGCTCCCGAGCCGGGAGAAGCCGGCGCTTGCGCCGCGCGAGGTCGGGGTCCTGGAGCCAGCGGAGGAGATCTTCCAGGCGCTGGTTCTGGGGACGCGCGACTACGTGTGGAAGAACGGCTTCCGCCGGGTGCTCGTGGGGCTCTCGGGCGGGATCGACTCGTCGCTGGTTGCGGCGGTCGCCTGCGAGGCCCTGGGGCCCGAGAACGTGGCCGGGGTCACGATGCCGTCGCCCTACTCGTCGGCGGGGACCCGGGGCGACGCCCGACGGCTGGCGAAGAACCTCGGGATCGAGTTCCTCACGCTCCCGATCACGCCGATCTTCCGCGCCCACAGGCGGGCGCTGGCGAAGCCGTTCAAGGGGCTCAAGGAGGACGTGACGGAGGAGAACATCCAGGCGCGGATCCGGGGCACGCTCCTCATGGCGCTCTCGAACAAGTTCGGCTGGCTGGTCCTCACGACCGGGAACAAGAGCGAGATCGGCGTGGGCTACTGCACGCTCTACGGGGACATGGCCGGGGGCTTCGCCGTGATCAAGGACGTGCCGAAAACCCTGGTCTACCAGCTCGCCCGCCACGTGAACGCGCGGGCCGGGCGGGCGGTGATTCCGGATTCCGTGTTCGATCGGCCCCCTTCCGCCGAGCTGAGGCCGGACCAGACCGACCAGGACACGCTCCCGCCGTACCCGCTCCTGGACCGGATCCTGGAGGCCTACGTGGAGGAGGACAAGGGCCTGGCCGAGATCGTCGCCCAGGGCTTCGAGCCGGCCACCGTCAAGAAGGTCATCGGGATGGTGGACCGGAACGAGTACAAGCGCCGCCAGGGCCCCATCGGCATCAAGATCACGCCGCGCGCCTTCGGCAAGGACTGGCGCCTGCCCATCGTCAACCGCTTCCGCGAGCCGTAG